The Corvus cornix cornix isolate S_Up_H32 chromosome 8, ASM73873v5, whole genome shotgun sequence sequence agacttcagcaaaataaaaggaagctGACATTAGACTCAGGGTATCAACTCTCTCATAAAAGTTTACCAACTGTACAAGGTAAGAAAATTATACaagcttttgttttaagaaaggACAGTTCAATCAAGACATAAGTACTGTAAAAATCTTTCAAAGGCTACAGAGAAatctggaaaaatacagaatgtatTTCTTTAGCCCAGATAAAGAATATGGAAAGACATCATTGATGTCAACAATTTTACATAGACAAACCTGAcctggtttatttatttaccttttaaaacttctatatataaaaatagttGTGCTCATAACTTTCAGGATTCATGAGGGTTCCTTAATGATGGGAtgacattttcctctctccagcaggAGTGGAAGtctctgtgcctgctctgtCTTGGCTTTTCCCgttttattttcacttcctGCAAAGCCCCAAATGCTTTGTTCACTTGTACACTTATTAAATGCTGTATTATACATTAAATGCTGTATTAACACATTCTTTAATGTATTAGGCTGGGAGTATTTTTGCAGCAACTCTCTGCTTTGTTCCTCAAATGTTTAAGGGCCTTTTATCCCAGaactgcagctgccagctctgagaaattcagtattttcctgctgcttttcagcactaaaaaaaccaccaaatcATCAGATCTTTAGAGCCAACTAGAAGGtctcaggaaacaaaaaaaaaatctcagattgTTTATGGAACTGGATTTTGTAAGGTAACCCATCAACCCTGAAAATTTTAGACACCCAAAATTTACTCCAAGGAATAAAATCAGCTCCCAGCACTCAGTCATCCAAAGTTTCTAGCTCCTCCAGCTTCCCGTGGGAGTTGGCTTCCTGGAAGAACTCTGAAGCACCTGGACTCTCCTTCCCATTGCTGTTAATTCTCCTTCTTTTCAGAGGTCTTTCACTcttttcttccagctcagggtcATTCCTTGAAGCTGAATGAGCAAGTTTGGGGTCAATGGAGAGGTTTTCAGGTTCATACCCATTGGTATCCAGCTCCGTGTGAGGTGTTTTCTTCCCACTGGAAGGTCCATTCACGTGCAATCCCTCGAGCTTTGCCTCCTCTTTCCCTGGCACCTCCCCTGGGCCGTTGGCAGAGACACCTGGGTGGGAGAGAAACCCCatcagcaaagcacagcagcatcagcagcaaCAGAACAGCCCGGGCTGGGTCAGGAAAGCAGAACCTGAACTCAAATGATTAAAAAttcactgtttttctccttaTCCTCACTGTGGGAATGATGTGCATACAAATGACACAGGGAGTTTGTGGAAGTCCTATAGAGGAGCAGAGAATGTCCTGGAATCCCAGaactccaggagctgcaggtggacTCTCCTCACCTGGGCATTTTGTGCAGTTTCCAGGTGATTTCCACACTCTGAGTGAGTCCCTGAGCTCCTCCCTCAGCTCGGCTCTCCTCGCTTTTCTTCCTGGCTGCTCTCCCATTCCCAACTCCCTTCCAaggcccagggctgggggaagagctCCTGAGGAGCCCCAGggagctgcccccagcccagctcccccctCAGGGGCTCAGTGTCCTGCTCAGGACCCCTCCCAGCACTGGCATTACACCTCTccactggcacagcagggacaagaACTCACAAATAAGTTAACAGGAAATTCCAGGGGGGGATTTATCTTCAAGGCAAGGCCCCTGCCCTAAATGCAAACATGGAGGGGttttgaaaaaaagagttttaaacttaaagctgagaaaatacTTAAACTACAACAGGCTGTTTGTGtctgggggtgctcacctggagaagggaaggttttgggagagctcagagcccctggcagggcctgaaggggctccaggagagctgcagagggactggggacaaggcatggagggacaggacacagggaatggtaTTAAACTGGTaagagggcagggctggatgggagattgggaaggaattgttccctgggagggtgggcaggccctggcacagggtgcccagagcagctggggctgcccctggatccctggcagtgcccaaggccaggctggacattggggctgggagcagcctgggacagtgggaggtgtccctgccatggcaggggtggcactggatgggctttaaggtccctcctgaCCCCgagcaggctggagctgtgtgacTGTGGCAGGACAGGGCCCCTCTCACCGTTctggttgctgctgctggtggtgctgtcGTCCCTCTCGGactggctggtgctgctgttggagGCGGTGGGCGGAGGGGACGGagctctgctggaagcagcactCTCACTCTCATCCAGGAGCCGATCCATGTAATCCCtgcacaacacacacacacactcagccctggctgggaaAGCTTGGTGGTACTGGGGTGGAAATACCCCTGCACACACTGCAGGCATGGCCTATTCtgtgggaaaggcttcccactgccagagggcagggatggatgggattttgggcaggaattgttccctgggagggtgggcaggccctggcacagggtgcccagagcagctggggctgcccctggatccctggcagtgcccaaggccaggctggacattggggctggagcagcctgggacagtgggaggtgtccctgcccatggaacagGGGTGGCACcgggtgggctttaaggtccctcccaacccaaaccattccatgattccaaaTGTTTTATGTTGTGGCTGTGCTTCCAAGGTGATCCCTTCAGGCGCTAAACCCTCGCAATTTGCTGAGTCACCAAGAACAAACCATTCCAGTAAATATAAATCATATTTGTGCACAAGGACCCCAAAGGGGTAAAGTCAAAACCAAGTGAAAAACTCCAGAGTTAAAGACATTCCCATCTCTGCCACTGATTCCAGTGCTCCAGCTTAGGTCAGGAATGGAAGACTGAAACAAAGGGAGCTGGTGGGTAAAGCCCTTGGATGTGTGGTGGGAAGGCTGGATCAGCATCTCCTCACACGTCATCATGCTGGAATTGCACCCTGAATTCCCTAATTTATCTGCAAAATCATTCAAGAACAGACAAGTCTGATCCTTAatgacactgctgctgctgcccctgcacAGCCAACTGCAGGAAGAGAGGTTTGAGTGATTAACAACCAAAAATGCCTCATCtggggaaaaatggaaaataggggaaaaaaaaacccagcaagagatgggaggagaggaggagccaGACAGTCCCTGCCAAGCAGTTAAGAAACTCTCTGTAACATCCACAAAGTCCCAGATGGCAACTCTGGGTGTCACACAGCCCTCAGATGTTTGGAGAAACAATAATATGCCAAGGAAGGATCAACAGAGGAGCCAGGAACAAATGAGGAAtgaaaataatagtaaaaaagcTTGGCAAGAGGCAGTGGAAAGAGTGGGACAGCCAGATCAGAGCTTTGGAATGAAGGGCAGGAGAACAAGCTGGATctgagctgggaatgcagctcTGCTCACACATTCCCTCTTTCCTCAGCCAGGACGGGAATGGGAAAAGGAGTTATGGATACCCCAAATGCCCTGGGACTTGGTGTTGGGCTGGCCAGAATGACTGACAAACAATGCACCACAAATTCCACCTGAAATTGTGGTTACTGCTTTTGtacaaaacatatttaattaaaacaagcaTTGAAAAGAAAGAcctatttacatttaaaaagaaaaccaacgGAATTCTAACAAAACTCAAATTGCTGCTCAATGCAAAGTGTTGGCCTTAGtccaaataaatgtattttacagaTTATTTATACACACCAATGACATTTTTTACACTTTGGCTGTTTCCTGCTGCAAATTCGCCTCTGAACCCCTCAGTTTTCAGCTGAGAGCAGgatgaaatacagatttaacCCCAGCATGACAATGAAATGATGAAATCAGGCACATCTTACGTGACCCCGGGGTGCAggttgtattttttcttcccaaaacgGGTCTGCTGAGCGAAGAAATCGTAACGCTCCGACTTCTTCCACATGTAATAGAAGGCCACACATTCCCCCACGGAGCGGGTCCGCACCTGGAACAGGGGCCAAGCAAGTCCTCGTGAATTTAAAGGTATTTCTGGGCCAAAAAGAGCCAGCATTTCCAGCAAAAAGTGTGAAATTCCATGTCAAAGCTGCTTGGATTAGTGGACACTCTTGGCTCAGAATTTCAAAGGCCCAGAAATGGAAGTTAAGGgtgtttctaaaaatattgGAGATGTCATGCAAggaacagctccaggaggaATATTCCAAGGGTGGCCAGAGTCTCTTCAGCCCAGAGCCAGGCTCCAGGGaggcagctcttcccacaggAGTTTTGCAGGATTTCTGCACTTTCACAGTTACAAATTCTGGGCTTTGAGAACCAATTTGGCTGAAAATAgtgggaaaaaattcctccctggcacagggtgcccagagaagctgtggctgcccctggatccatccctggaagtgtccaaggccaggctgaagcaagctgggatagtggaagtgtccctgcccatggcagggggtggaatgggatcTCTAAGGCCCCTTGCAACCCAACCCATTTggggattctgggattctacagctaaaaataaaatgattttgTTCACTTCTTTatcaaggaaattaatttatttacaattacatggttttaaaatgtaaaaagtgAGAATTGCACTTAGAGTTTACCTTGTTTGCCTGAATCACGTGGAAATCCTTGCCATAGACTTTCAGCCCTTGTTCAAAATTCCTGCATTCCTCTTCCGTCCAAACAGATAATTCTTCTATAggaaaatcaaaaataaaaatgcaagaaagacaatatttaatttaaaaagccacTAAAAGCCAACTGAAGTGACAGAAAACATCTGGGATGAGCAGGGtcctttctccagctgctgacTCCATAGGAACCACTTCCAGGAATTTCACCTTTTAGTATAATAATGGGAATTCTCCCTTCTAAGGACAAGATAGGGAAatgtggctgctggcaggagctggtttGTAGGGACTGCTATAAACTGATTATGATCTGGCCTCATTGATTCTTCAGGTCACAAGTAAATAAGGTTTAAAACAGTGGGAGAACAAAGTAATCTCATTTCTTTGATCATTGCTGCCTCGTGCCGTGCCCAGGGAACTCGGGAGAGGTTGGGAAGCAGCACCAACAGATCAATGTGTGGGAAAACAGCTCCTGTCTTCTTCCCTCAGTTTGTTGTTCCTCAGTTTGCTGTTTGAATGCAGGGATCAATAACAGCACAGGAAATGCTCAAGGCTCCCACAGCACCTTTAAGATCAGGGTTTTCAATGCTGCACTTggtaaaataaaagctttatttgCTCCTTCCTTTAGAATGATTTCATTTTATGTCTCACATTTGCTGTGTTCACTTTGATGACTGAAAGCTCTAGAAGAGCACAATAAAAACACCTACAAAATGCACAGTTGAGTTGTTAAGAAGTCATTTTCAATTTTAAGTTGCTGCTGAAGCCACAGATATTTGTATCAAGCTCTGTGGACAGGAAGTGAATTTACACATCTGCTGATTCCATTCTCCCAGAGAACAATGAGAGATTCACTGAGGCTGCATTTAAATGAAGCTTAAATCAACCTTCTCAGCCTGTTGACAGCAAAACCCCAAGCCTGggtgagaaataaaatgaaaattcaggaaTATAAACAAAGTCCTTTTCAGTGCACGCTCACCTCTGGCTGCTTTGACATTAAATCTCAGCCTTCGTAATGATTCCTCAGTATCAAAATTGCACTTCACCAGTTCATACAATgcctggagagaggaaaatccACACATTTAACACTCCAGAGACCACCCAAATTatgctgtgccacagcagcacactCAGAAAATCACTGATACCTGTTTAGATTAAACTCTTGGAATGAATGCAGTGTAATTTAAGATGCATTTACTGTGTCTAAATTCCCAAATCTCTATTTACATAACAAAAATATACCCAGGCAAAGCACTGCAACTTTTTCATCCACTACACACATTTGTAAAATTGAGGTAGGGCTTTTTTTGggtatgaagaaaaaaaaagaataaatgaagaaaaaaataagtgtgCATTCATAGAGAATTGAAAATTTCGTAACTGAAAAATTCTGTACCTGAGAGAATTAACTCACACAGatttatatagaaaataaagccttgattttatttatcttctattatatatttattttatataaaccAGCATTAAGCCCAAGTCAACAGTTTAATATTCACTGAGAGGTAAAAACCTCATCGTTTCTATTTCCACAAGGAGCAATAAAACCATCTCAAGCACAATTTTAACTCTTGGgagtaaaattaaataaaaggatGATTAATTCTATAAAATAAACGACACATTGTGGTTATTTTTCTATACCTGCTCATTGTCTTTAATATGGGATCCCTCAGGAATTGCATCCAGGCCTTTCTCCTCTCCCGTGCGCCTCGAGGCTTCATTTAGGAATTCTATGACTTTATCCTCTGGTAAAAAGTCAGGATTCCAGAGCAGCTGATCATCATTTTCATACACTGGATAAACCCCAGGGAGAACACAAGAAAATCAAGTGATTATTAAGACATTTATTGTCTCTGATAAACCTGAAGATCACTGGAGCACCATTAATTGGGAACACACAGGTAAAATCTCCTGGATGCAGAGATCCAAATGACTTGGATTTTGTACTTTGCCTTCAAATCCCTGGCATAGTCTGGGTTCTGGATCATAGGACTCATTCTGCAACTCCAGAATTTTAATCTCCACCTCTTCCAGAGCCTCCACAGGAGTTTGAGAGCAGGGAAGCCACAGTAAACTGAAATTAATGGAGAAACGTGGGCCAAGTGAGATATCCCCTGATTATCTCcaagttttattttggaagagCCAAGCTTTGGATTGTAgcaaaataaagtgaaattctggctattaaagcagaaaaatatccaGACCTTGGCTGTGGTCTCCAGCAACCTTAGAAAGGTCAGCAAGAAAGGAATTTGAACATTGATTCCAAGAGGAATGCTTGGGAAAGCATGGTCAGCACAGGAAGGGAGGTACAGAGGGGTTGAGAGATGAATCTCTGCTcggaaaaagtattttaacatggaaataaatacaaataaaaactCTCAAAGGGGCAAAGAAAATGATGAAGTGCCTTCAAAAGAAAGCAGCTTCATTTCAGCCAGGATACACTTTGGGAACAGCTCCCAAGAGTTTTCTGGgaggtttttctttcaaagggTACAACTCAGTTGACTCAGTTTGGCTGCtgattcaagaaaaaaagaactctaGGAACCCTCAGAGAATCctggaacggtttgggttgaaatggaccttaaagcccatccaattccatgggcagggacaccttcccctatcccagctgctccaagccctgtccagcctggccttgggcactttcACGGATGGGGAagccacaacctctctgggcaatgaGATAATTGAGTATAAAGCTGGATTCTAGGAAGGCTCCTGGTTTTGTGCCGgttatttaaaaactaaattatatAAAGCTACAGAAAATCCATCCTCATTGACCTGCAGTGGGAGCAAATTCTTAGGAATGGGCTGAATGAGCAGGAAAATTGGCTTCCTCCATGTTCACAGCTGGGTTTAAACTGGATCTGCCTTTCCTGACAGGATCCAGCCAAAGCCTCTGGTTGAGACAAGGTGAAaaattcctggggaaaaaaaaatctacaaaagtAGAACTTTTTATTGCTGATTGAAGAGGTACAAAACGTGAAAATCAAAGCTGCTGGTACCATTTTGCCTCTTTCAATGTGCTAATACAGTTCCAGAAAGACAATTTCTCCattagctggtttttttccctaaatctATGAGTGAAGAGGTTACAGCTTGTGTGCATCGCTAAATCAGAATCCAAGGGTTCAAGAGGCATCAGGCCAGGaataaaatccttcttttcctcttcctctcgCCCTCATGAAGTACAGGATGAGCTATAATTTGAGATGGTGGCTCTAATTGTCactcatttatttattgtcaTTAGCAAGGCTCATGACACCaatcaaatcttttttttctcctaattagACATTAATCCCAAACAGCAATAATGGTCAAGTCTCacctttttcattctctttgtaTTTGCAGGTGCCAGCTGGAATTTCAGCTTGAAACATAGAGCCCACCATGATTTCctgtttggaaataaaaagaagtgaagCAACCCTGAGATTTTTTGTTGGCAAACAGGAGCACAACcacatcttttttcctcccctcttaAAACTTTCAttgtttgaaatttaaaaatgcaaagaacagCTCAAAAATCTCAAACAGATACATGGAAATGGATTTCTGATTGTTTGGGGAGGATTCAAAGACTTCTCATTATCAAAACTCTCTTATTTATGGGGAAAAACCACAGAGGATTTGGGTGCTCTACAGAGCTCAGAGTTACCCAGTAACAGATTAATTTATTATCCATGAAATACAGGCTGAGTATTTACCTTTTTCCAGTCTTCTGAGGGAATATAATCTTCATCTTCTTCAGATTCCTCCTCTATTTCACTATCTACAAGAAATTTTGCAGACATTGAAGCCAGGAAGAGCAGGGGTGGCAGAGGCCTCCGagcccagcagcctccagccccgctctgctccctccctccctccttaTCTCTGCCCCACCAGAGCAAGGGACACTTTTGGGGACAACATTAATGGCTCAGCAGTGACAAGATTAAAAAACGACCCACCCACATTTGGATTAAGGTACACAACAGGATCTGAGAAGTTCAGGCACAAATAAACACATCCCTAAATCGTGTTACTACATTTagatttcttctccttcagctttGAATGGTGCACATCCAAGTTTATTCTAAATTTGTGGGAATATTTTTGCAGGTTTCAACCCCTTTTCCATGAGCTCCTGGCTtagttcctgctgctcttttccagctgtcaGGGAATTTAAGGCAGATCTCAGCAGGAGGTGTGAGAAATCTGGAAGTGTGTCTTCCTGGGATTTAGGATTTAGGCACAACAGCCCTTCCAACAGATTATTTGGGATAAGGATTGCCAGGAATGTTAAGCTCTTTATGATATAGGCCAGTTGCCTTTCACAAGGTGCTGGTTTATGTACTGAATGATATAgcaacattaaaattatttatgcatcaaatgacattttttacaCAGCTGAAAGCTgtaaaaaccccccaaacctaACGCAATACACTTGAATTAAGTTAATTCTATGCTTAAAAATAGGAATTTATGGAAGATATCTGCAGTCCTCTGCACAGCCACACATTtgttcatttaaatttaaaggtTCCGTGGCAATTCTGGAGTTAAATAAACTCCAGATTAAAAACTGCATTCCTACAAAGTCATAACTAATAAATACCAAGAGTAAGGTATGGTGAGGAACCTTTTATTTGTTCAAACACAGAACACAAGGAATTCAAATACCAAAAGTCACTTTCATTACAGAAAGGTAAAATATCTGCTGTCCCAAGCAGCTCAAAAGGTTCAGATCCCACTAGGGGAGATTCCAGGGAAATCAGAGTTGCCTGAAGGGACAGCTACACCAGTAGTGGATGCAAAATCAGTTTGTAAACAAAGTAAGAGAGAAAAGGATCAGTTCAATGCTGGCAACAGAATCAAACATGGAATTCTTGaagcaaattttcttctttgtgacCCCCCTCTTCATTATTTCAGGGTTAACAATTCTTGGCCTTTTCCAGATTTTACTGCTTTCCTGTTTGTGAGGAAATCTGGGTTCTATTCatagaaaatttcagtttatttttcccttcaggtGGACTCTGAGCTCATTTGGATGAGGACAGAGCACAGGATTTGGCAAATAATCAGAGCACACCAATTAATTTTAATCTGTAAAATTTCAACTTTCAATTTTCCCCCGAATTTCATCCTCTCTTCTAAGACCAGAGAACATCTCCCCTCCTCACACAGAGTCAGCAGAGCACTCAGCTAAAACCAGgacttttctgccttttgtttcgAGGATAATTCTCATCAACAGCAGTGGCATGAAGAGGAAAACTCAGTATTTTTGGGGATCAACATGCACTTGTGGCACAGAATACTGGCTTAACTGGAGCTGAGCTTACCAGAAGTCAGTGATACTGAGATTTATTAAACTGGACTTACTTGTATCAAAATATTTACACCGCCGAGGGCGAATGATCTCCTGGGGGTCTTGAGAAGCAACAGATGGGGCTGGGTCATCATTTGAGGACTGGGTCTCATCTTCCTGCCCTGAGGAATCTTTTATGGTCTCCTCCtgacacatggaaaaaaataaacagcagctcAGTTATCCCTGCTAGTGAGAAATGTGATTGTGACAATATTTTTGCCAGGATTATCAACAGATCAACCCcaaatctcttttatttgtgGCCTGTCCAGGCTGAGCCACCACAAATGTACCATTTCAACGTGTGAACACATCCTGAGGTTATTTTTTGAGCAGGATTTGAAGCAGATCAATAGAACAGCCAGACTGTAACAAATCAGAAATATGAACCCAAATGAAATCttaatctttgctttttttaatctttgtggTTTTCACTGGatttcatttcactttaaaTTTTACTTTGGTCTTGAAAGTCCTTTCTTATGAATTTTCAATGAAAAGAGGAGGGATTTAGATGGAAATGGTATCTTCCATAAAAATTCATGTGCACAGAGTGGTTCAACTCCACAGGAACAGCAGGGTTGGCTCAGTCCACTGAGTCAAGATCAAAAATTAGAATCAATTCCTTTACGAGAGGATAAACCACCACAACTATGGGAATCATTACAAGCAGAGAAAACgaaaatcataaatatttttttaacagatctttttttttttctacttcaaagCACGCTGTTTGTGCCCTTGCTGTGTTTTATGTTGCACACACAGTGGCTGCTCGTGGCCCTGGAGCATCAGGCCCAGCACACATTGATGTGCACCTTCAGCAGCCACCAGAGCATTGTCACATGTGCAGCTTAAAGCAGATTAAAAATAGAACCCAGCTAAGTGCAGGGGAGCTAAATAGGCTGTGCAGAGATGAGCACTTGCAGGGAAAGCTTCAATGATTTATACAATTATTCCACCCCCACAGCTGCATTTTGTGCCTCGGAGCTCTGAACTCCCAGCCCAGCCGAGCCAGCTCAGGGCCCAGGCACCTAAAATCCAACTGGGATGGACTGGGGAGTGCCTGCTCCCACTGCCGGGCTGGGATGGGCTGAACTGGTGTGAACTGGGATGGGACTGGGGAGtgcctgctcccagtgcagggctgggatgggatgggctgaACTGGTGTGAACTGGGCTGGGATTGGGCAGtgcctgctcccagtgcagggctgggatgggatgggctgaACTGGTGTGAACTGGGCTGGGATTGGGCAGtgcctgctcccagtgcagggctgggatgggatgggctgaACTGGTGTGAACTGGGCTGGGATTGGGCAGtgcctgctcccagtgcagggctgggatgggatgggctgaACTGGTGTGAACTGGGCTGGGATTGGGCAGtgcctgctcccagtgcagggctgggatgggatgggctgaACTGGTGTGAACTGGGCTGGGATTGGGCAGtgcctgctcccagtgcagggctgggatgggatgggctgaACTGGTGTGAACTGGGCTGGGATTGGGCAGtgcctgctcccagtgcagggctgggattggGGAGtgcctgctcccagtgcagggctgggatgggatgggctgaACTGGTGTGAACTGGGCTGGGATTGGGGAGtgcctgctcccagtgcagggctgggatgggctaAACTGGTGAGAACTGGGCCAGtccctgagctgtggctgctgagggGCAGCAAGGCACTGGCTCTGCACTGTCCCCAAGGAGGGTGAGGCcctgcagggggacagg is a genomic window containing:
- the MIER1 gene encoding mesoderm induction early response protein 1 isoform X1 yields the protein MAEPSVESSSPGGSATSDDHEFDPSADMLVHDFDDERTLEEEEMMEGETNFRSEIEDLNRESDMPIQELLSRYGYDGTVPLQEEEEEEEEEEEEEEGEDDDDVDNDDNSGCSGENKEETIKDSSGQEDETQSSNDDPAPSVASQDPQEIIRPRRCKYFDTNSEIEEESEEDEDYIPSEDWKKEIMVGSMFQAEIPAGTCKYKENEKVYENDDQLLWNPDFLPEDKVIEFLNEASRRTGEEKGLDAIPEGSHIKDNEQALYELVKCNFDTEESLRRLRFNVKAAREELSVWTEEECRNFEQGLKVYGKDFHVIQANKVRTRSVGECVAFYYMWKKSERYDFFAQQTRFGKKKYNLHPGVTDYMDRLLDESESAASSRAPSPPPTASNSSTSQSERDDSTTSSSNQNGVSANGPGEVPGKEEAKLEGLHVNGPSSGKKTPHTELDTNGYEPENLSIDPKLAHSASRNDPELEEKSERPLKRRRINSNGKESPGASEFFQEANSHGKLEELETLDD
- the MIER1 gene encoding mesoderm induction early response protein 1 isoform X2 yields the protein MLVHDFDDERTLEEEEMMEGETNFRSEIEDLNRESDMPIQELLSRYGYDGTVPLQEEEEEEEEEEEEEEGEDDDDVDNDDNSGCSGENKEETIKDSSGQEDETQSSNDDPAPSVASQDPQEIIRPRRCKYFDTNSEIEEESEEDEDYIPSEDWKKEIMVGSMFQAEIPAGTCKYKENEKVYENDDQLLWNPDFLPEDKVIEFLNEASRRTGEEKGLDAIPEGSHIKDNEQALYELVKCNFDTEESLRRLRFNVKAAREELSVWTEEECRNFEQGLKVYGKDFHVIQANKVRTRSVGECVAFYYMWKKSERYDFFAQQTRFGKKKYNLHPGVTDYMDRLLDESESAASSRAPSPPPTASNSSTSQSERDDSTTSSSNQNGVSANGPGEVPGKEEAKLEGLHVNGPSSGKKTPHTELDTNGYEPENLSIDPKLAHSASRNDPELEEKSERPLKRRRINSNGKESPGASEFFQEANSHGKLEELETLDD